From Chryseobacterium gallinarum, one genomic window encodes:
- the fabF gene encoding beta-ketoacyl-ACP synthase II — protein MELKRVVVTGFGAITPIGNNAKEYWENLVKGESGAAPITLFDATNFKTKFACEVKNFDPLQHFDKKEAKKMDRNTQLGLVAAKEAVAHSRIIEDNVDKNRVGVVWGSGIGGLETFETEVLGWANTEIPRFNPFFIPKMIADITPGHISIEYGFHGPNYTTVSACASSANAIIDSKMLIQLGKADVIVCGGSEAAVTASGVGGFNAMMALSTRNDDPKTASRPFDKDRDGFVLGEGAGCIILEEYEHAVKRGATIYAELLGGGLSADAHHMTAPHPEGLGAYLVMKNCLEDAGLTADEVDHINMHGTSTPLGDIAESNAISKLLGEHAFDIQINSTKSMTGHLLGAAGVIEAIAALGTIIHGIVPPTINHFTDDENIDSRLNFTFNEAVKKDVKVAMSNTFGFGGHNACVLFKKI, from the coding sequence ATGGAATTAAAAAGAGTAGTTGTAACCGGTTTTGGAGCAATAACACCGATTGGAAATAATGCAAAAGAATACTGGGAAAATCTTGTGAAAGGTGAGAGCGGTGCCGCTCCGATTACTCTTTTTGATGCCACAAACTTTAAAACGAAGTTTGCCTGCGAGGTGAAAAATTTCGATCCGTTACAGCATTTTGATAAGAAAGAAGCTAAAAAAATGGACCGAAATACCCAATTGGGACTTGTTGCAGCTAAAGAAGCTGTGGCACATTCCAGAATTATAGAAGACAATGTTGATAAAAACAGAGTTGGTGTAGTCTGGGGTTCCGGAATCGGAGGTTTAGAAACTTTTGAAACAGAAGTATTAGGATGGGCCAATACAGAAATCCCTAGATTTAACCCGTTCTTTATCCCCAAAATGATTGCGGATATTACTCCGGGGCATATCTCTATTGAGTATGGATTCCATGGTCCTAATTATACAACTGTATCTGCATGTGCTTCTTCAGCAAATGCAATAATTGATTCCAAGATGCTGATCCAGCTGGGAAAAGCAGATGTGATTGTGTGTGGAGGCTCTGAAGCAGCCGTTACAGCAAGTGGTGTCGGTGGATTCAATGCAATGATGGCACTTTCTACAAGAAATGATGATCCCAAAACAGCTTCAAGACCTTTTGACAAAGACAGAGACGGATTTGTACTGGGTGAAGGTGCGGGATGTATTATTCTTGAAGAATATGAGCACGCGGTAAAACGTGGGGCTACAATTTATGCAGAATTATTAGGTGGAGGCTTAAGTGCTGATGCACATCACATGACTGCTCCACATCCTGAAGGCCTTGGCGCTTATCTGGTAATGAAAAACTGTCTGGAAGATGCAGGCTTAACTGCTGATGAAGTAGATCATATCAATATGCACGGTACCTCTACTCCATTAGGAGACATCGCAGAATCCAATGCAATTTCAAAATTATTGGGAGAACACGCTTTCGACATTCAGATTAATTCTACCAAATCTATGACAGGTCACCTTTTAGGGGCGGCAGGTGTTATTGAAGCTATCGCTGCATTGGGAACTATTATTCATGGTATTGTTCCTCCTACCATCAACCATTTTACTGATGATGAAAATATTGACAGCAGACTTAACTTTACGTTTAATGAGGCTGTAAAGAAAGATGTAAAAGTAGCCATGAGCAATACTTTTGGATTTGGCGGGCATAATGCTTGCGTTCTATTTAAGAAAATCTAA